A genome region from Gymnogyps californianus isolate 813 chromosome 4, ASM1813914v2, whole genome shotgun sequence includes the following:
- the SPARCL1 gene encoding SPARC-like protein 1 has protein sequence MKAVALFICLVGSAFAIPSHPLNYKLGTRGQKTPEKTEDIHPEVPKEENAGYVDKGDLLPSHKNLKPEVSVPDAEHRDEPQTTRKQGRTSSEHQVKNSLKSINFLALHNKPGLASDNQDSDSGSSSREQSSSEHYQFSRHEKHSNMANRHVLGNAENPVDSLSLDREHNTWKYNKNTVGLSEKNSESDEEGGVEEEGEEWGEETDYRDMKHKGHQTNQGNQHRRQQNENRMQSDEILRDSSQPIRITKRHGEKFDLEEEERENSQKQPYKEEIPLSQKKHNKDQDDKWQSQERKDNIQVNYQSDHDTVVKRQDTEDSNVDDDGHDSGDVDGEEYLSNTWKEAAYEEEERIQSNDQENTNTEHEGEGTTKDDTAVRRKTEDYQDVKIKDLIHSEQDDYDHEPPNSDSEPQPETSSSVQSINSMESDDKVKTTGSSYGEIESASNRSEKALLDPCRNFHCKRGKVCHADKQGKPSCICQDPAACPSTKDYEHVCGTDNKTYDGTCQLFGTKCQLEGTKMGRQLHLDYMGSCKYIPHCTDYEVDQFPLRMRDWLKNILMQYYERDLDTSGFLTEKQRNKVKKIYQNDKRLVAGDHAVELLLHDFEKNYHMYVYPVHWQFHQLDQHPVDRLLTHSELAPLRASLVPMEHCITRFFQECDGDQDKLIALKEWCHCFGIKEEDINENLLF, from the exons actgaagaTATTCATCCTGAAGTCCCAAAGGAAGAGAATGCAGGGTATGTAGACAAGGGTGATTTGCTGCCCAGTCACAAAAACCTAAAGCCAGAGGTATCAGTACCAGATGCTGAGCACAGGGATGAGCCCCAGACCACtagaaaacaaggaagaactagTAGTGAGCATCAAGTGAAAAATAGCCTAAAAAGCATCAATTTCCTTGCACTGCACAATAAACCAGGTTTGGCTTCTGATAACCAGGACAGTGActctggaagcagcagcagagaacagtCTAGCTCTGAGCATTACCAGTTCAGTAGGcatgaaaaacacagcaatatGGCCAATCGACATGTTCTGGGCAATGCAGAAAATCCGGTGGATTCTCTCAGTCTTGATCGTGAGCATAACACAtggaaatataacaaaaatacagttggcctatctgaaaaaaacagtgaaagcgATGAAGAAGGAGGTGTGGAAGAAGAGGGTGAGGAATGGGGTGAAGAAACTGATTACAGAGATATGAAGCACAAAGGCCACCAGACAAATCAAGGTAACCAAcacagaagacagcaaaatgaaaaccgTATGCAATCTGATGAAATCCTGAGAGATTCCAGTCAACCTATCCGGATAACCAAGAGACATGGTGAGAAATTTGACctagaggaagaagagagggagaacagCCAGAAGCAGCcctataaagaagaaattcccctctctcaaaaaaaacataacaaagaTCAGGATGACAAATGGCAAAGCCAAGAGAGGAAAGACAATATTCAAGTAAACTATCAGAGTGATCATGACACAGTGGTGAAAAGACAAGATACGGAGGACAGTAACGTTGACGATGATGGTCATGACAGTGGTGATGTTGACGGTGAGGAATATCTCAGCAATACCTGGAAAGAAGCAGCCtatgaggaagaggagagaatcCAGAGCAATGACCAGGAGAACACCAATACTGAGCACGAAGGGGAAGGAACCACCAAAGATGACACTGCAGTTCGTAGAAAGACCGAGGATTATCAAGATGTCAAGATTAAAGACCTTATTCACTCTGAACAAGATGATTATGATCATGAGCCACCTAATTCTGACAGCGAGCCACAACCGGAAACAAGCAGCTCTGTTCAGAGCATTAATTCAATGGAAAGTGACGATAAG GTTAAGACTACAGGCAGTTCCTATGGTGAGATAGAAAGTGCAAGCAACAGGAGTGAGAAAGCTCTCCTGG ACCCATGTAGGAACTTCCACTGCAAAAGAGGTAAAGTCTGCCATGCGGACAAACAAGGGAAACCCAGCTGTATTTGCCAAGATCCTGCTGCTTGCCCTTCTACCAAAGACTATGAGCAT GTTTGTGGTACGGATAATAAGACTTATGATGGCACATGTCAACTCTTTGGCACCAAATGTCAACTTGAAGGGACAAAAATGGGACGCCAGCTGCACCTAGACTATATGGGCTCCTGCAAAT ACATCCCCCACTGTACTGATTATGAAGTGGATCAGTTCCCCCTCCGGATGCGAGACTGGCTCAAAAACATCCTTATGCAATATTATGAACGTGATCTGGATACTTCTGGATTTctaactgaaaagcaaaggaataag GTCAAAAAAATCTACCAGAATGACAAGCGCCTCGTGGCTGGTGACCACGCAGTTGAGCTGCTCCTGCACGACTTTGAGAAAAATTATCACATGTATGTGTATCCTGTGCACTGGCAGTTTCATCAGCTTGATCAGCACCCTGTtgacag ATTATTAACACACTCGGAGCTCGCGCCTTTGAGAGCCTCCCTTGTTCCCATGGAACACTGTATAACCCGTTTCTTCCAAGAGTGCGATGGAGACCAAGACAAACTCATTGCTTTGAAGGAATGGTGCCACTGCTTTGGGATTAAGGAAG AAGACATAAATGAAAATCTGTTGTTCTga